A stretch of Peteryoungia algae DNA encodes these proteins:
- the rnhA gene encoding ribonuclease HI → MKHVEIYTDGACSGNPGPGGWGAVMRYGETEKELFGGEADTTNNRMELLATITALNSLKDACEVDLYTDSKYVMDGISKWIFGWKKNGWKTADRKPVKNGELWQALDLANQRHKVKWHWVKGHAGHPENERADELARRGMEPFKTSGVTRSLLVK, encoded by the coding sequence ATGAAACATGTCGAAATCTACACAGACGGCGCTTGCTCGGGCAATCCAGGCCCCGGAGGCTGGGGGGCCGTGATGCGTTACGGCGAAACCGAAAAGGAACTCTTCGGTGGCGAGGCCGATACCACCAACAACCGCATGGAACTGCTCGCCACCATCACGGCGCTCAATTCCCTGAAGGATGCCTGCGAAGTCGATCTCTACACCGACAGCAAATATGTCATGGACGGCATCTCCAAGTGGATCTTCGGCTGGAAAAAGAACGGCTGGAAGACCGCCGATAGGAAGCCGGTCAAGAATGGCGAGCTCTGGCAGGCGCTCGACCTTGCCAATCAGCGCCACAAGGTTAAGTGGCACTGGGTCAAGGGCCATGCCGGCCACCCTGAAAATGAACGCGCCGACGAACTCGCCCGCCGCGGCATGGAGCCCTTCAAGACGTCGGGTGTCACGCGGTCGCTTCTGGTGAAGTGA
- a CDS encoding Dabb family protein, with protein MIQHCVFLRFKAAVQEGEKQAIYAAIADLKDVVPGMLEVKSGSNVSPEGLSSGYNDGFIVTFEDEMVRDYYLKHPKHVEVGERIVSATDGGLAGILVFDLET; from the coding sequence ATGATCCAGCACTGCGTATTCCTGCGCTTCAAGGCCGCTGTCCAGGAAGGCGAAAAGCAGGCGATCTATGCGGCGATCGCCGATTTGAAGGACGTGGTGCCGGGCATGCTTGAGGTGAAGTCCGGCTCGAACGTGTCGCCGGAAGGCCTGAGCAGTGGCTATAATGACGGCTTCATCGTCACCTTCGAGGACGAGATGGTCCGCGACTATTATCTGAAGCATCCGAAACATGTGGAAGTGGGCGAGCGCATTGTCAGCGCGACGGATGGAGGTCTGGCCGGCATCCTCGTCTTCGACCTGGAAACCTGA
- a CDS encoding homoserine kinase produces the protein MAVYTDISEGDLKAFLEQYDAGELTSYKGIAEGVENSNFLLHTSKSPLILTLYEKRVDKNDLPFFLGLMHHLSERGLNCPLPLPRKDGALLGELSGRPAALISFLEGMWLRKPEAQHCGEVGAALARMHIAGEGFELTRPNALSLEGWHVLWAKSEARADEVEEGLETEIGAELDFLATHWPKDLASGVIHADLFPDNVFFLGDTLSGLIDFYFACNDLLVYDLSICLNSWCFEKDGAYNITKGKAMIEGYQSVRPLSAAEIEALPILCRGSALRFFLTRLYDWLTTPAGALVVKKDPLEYLKKLRFHRAVTNASEYGLIA, from the coding sequence GTGGCAGTCTATACCGACATTTCCGAAGGCGATCTGAAGGCCTTTCTCGAGCAATATGATGCGGGCGAGTTGACCTCCTACAAGGGTATTGCCGAAGGGGTCGAGAATTCCAACTTCCTGCTCCACACGTCCAAGTCCCCGTTGATCCTGACGCTCTACGAGAAGCGGGTCGACAAAAACGATCTGCCCTTCTTTCTCGGGCTCATGCACCATCTCTCCGAGCGCGGGCTCAACTGTCCGCTCCCCCTGCCGCGCAAGGATGGGGCGTTGTTGGGCGAACTTTCCGGCCGTCCGGCCGCGCTGATTTCCTTCCTCGAGGGCATGTGGCTGAGAAAGCCCGAAGCGCAGCATTGCGGCGAAGTGGGCGCAGCCCTCGCCAGGATGCACATCGCCGGCGAGGGCTTCGAGCTGACGCGGCCGAACGCGCTTTCGCTCGAAGGCTGGCACGTGCTCTGGGCAAAATCCGAAGCCCGCGCCGACGAGGTGGAGGAGGGGCTGGAAACCGAGATCGGCGCCGAGCTCGATTTCCTCGCCACCCACTGGCCGAAGGATTTGGCCTCGGGCGTCATCCATGCCGACCTTTTCCCGGACAACGTCTTCTTCCTCGGCGATACGCTGTCGGGGCTGATCGACTTCTATTTCGCCTGCAACGACCTGCTGGTCTACGACCTCTCGATCTGCCTGAATTCCTGGTGCTTCGAGAAGGATGGCGCCTACAACATCACCAAGGGCAAGGCGATGATCGAGGGTTACCAGTCGGTGCGGCCGCTCTCTGCTGCCGAGATCGAGGCCTTGCCGATCCTGTGTCGCGGCTCTGCGCTGCGCTTCTTCCTCACCCGCCTCTATGACTGGCTGACAACGCCGGCAGGTGCCCTGGTGGTGAAAAAGGACCCGCTCGAATATCTGAAGAAGCTGCGCTTCCACCGCGCCGTCACCAATGCCTCGGAATACGGACTGATCGCATGA
- a CDS encoding ABC-F family ATP-binding cassette domain-containing protein, with product MSLINIRNLGVTLSSPLFSNLNLVVNAGDRIGLAAANGRGKSTLFRCIAGTLDPSEGEITKARGVTIGYVEQNVPQHLLDLTFYDAVLDALSPEQAESESWRVDVVLGELDVPVEFHQRPLKALSGGWQRMALIARVWVTEPDVLLMDEPTNHLDLGKIAALEAWLNALPRDVPVILASHDRAFLDAVTNRTVFLRAEQSPVFALAYSRARSALEDADAADARRYERDMKTADQLRKQAAKLNNIGINSGSDLLVVKTKQLRERAERLEDAAKPAHLERSAGAIRLANRGTHAKVLVTLDDAEVLAPDGAALFRTGKQFICQGDRIVLLGANGVGKTRLIAMLRKAIDMPEIAQDGIKATPSLVLGYGDQALADLRDSDTPMQAIIHRFDIGDQRARALLAGAGMSIDMQARPIGRLSGGQKARLGMLVLRLAEPNFFLLDEPTNHLDIEGQEVLESELMQHQASCLLVSHDRSFVRAIGNRFWQIERKRLIEVEGPEDFFAAAALAR from the coding sequence ATGTCCCTGATCAATATCCGTAATCTCGGCGTCACCCTGTCGAGCCCGCTGTTTTCCAACCTCAACCTTGTCGTCAATGCCGGCGATCGCATCGGCCTTGCCGCCGCCAATGGCCGTGGCAAGTCGACCCTGTTCCGGTGCATCGCCGGTACGCTTGATCCGAGCGAAGGCGAGATCACCAAGGCGCGCGGTGTGACCATCGGCTATGTCGAGCAGAACGTGCCGCAGCATCTGCTGGATCTCACCTTCTACGACGCTGTGCTGGATGCGCTTTCGCCCGAACAGGCCGAAAGCGAGAGCTGGCGCGTCGATGTGGTGCTCGGTGAACTCGACGTACCGGTTGAATTCCACCAGCGACCGCTGAAGGCACTGAGTGGCGGCTGGCAGCGCATGGCGCTGATCGCGCGCGTCTGGGTCACCGAGCCGGACGTGCTTCTGATGGACGAGCCCACCAACCATCTCGACCTCGGCAAGATCGCTGCCCTCGAGGCGTGGCTGAATGCACTGCCGCGCGACGTGCCGGTGATCCTCGCCAGTCATGATCGCGCCTTTCTCGATGCCGTCACCAACCGCACCGTCTTCCTGCGCGCCGAGCAGTCGCCAGTCTTCGCGCTTGCCTATTCGCGGGCGCGTTCGGCGCTGGAGGACGCGGACGCGGCCGATGCGCGTCGCTACGAGCGTGACATGAAGACGGCAGATCAGTTGCGCAAGCAGGCCGCCAAGCTCAACAATATCGGCATCAATTCCGGCAGCGACCTTTTGGTGGTGAAGACCAAGCAACTGCGCGAGCGGGCCGAAAGGCTCGAGGATGCAGCCAAACCGGCTCATCTCGAACGCTCGGCCGGTGCCATCAGGCTTGCCAATCGCGGTACCCATGCCAAGGTTCTGGTGACGCTGGACGATGCGGAAGTGCTTGCTCCCGATGGCGCCGCGTTGTTTCGCACCGGCAAGCAGTTCATTTGCCAGGGCGACAGGATTGTCCTGCTCGGCGCCAATGGCGTCGGCAAGACCCGCCTCATCGCCATGCTGCGCAAGGCGATCGACATGCCCGAGATCGCCCAGGACGGCATCAAGGCGACGCCATCGCTGGTGCTGGGCTACGGCGACCAGGCGCTTGCCGATCTCCGCGACAGCGACACGCCGATGCAGGCGATCATCCACCGCTTCGATATCGGCGACCAGCGGGCACGGGCGCTCTTGGCCGGTGCGGGCATGAGCATCGATATGCAGGCGCGCCCGATCGGTCGCCTGTCCGGCGGCCAGAAGGCGCGGCTCGGCATGCTGGTGCTGAGGCTTGCGGAGCCGAATTTTTTCCTGCTCGACGAACCGACCAACCACCTCGATATCGAGGGGCAGGAGGTGCTGGAGAGCGAGCTGATGCAGCATCAGGCGAGCTGTCTGCTGGTCTCGCACGACCGCAGTTTCGTCCGCGCCATCGGCAACCGCTTCTGGCAGATCGAACGAAAGCGCCTGATCGAAGTCGAGGGGCCGGAAGATTTCTTTGCCGCAGCCGCACTGGCAAGGTAG
- the ispH gene encoding 4-hydroxy-3-methylbut-2-enyl diphosphate reductase, with protein MNMHLNRPPLTIRLCGPRGFCAGVDRAIQIVVLALKRYGAPVYVRHEIVHNRYVVEGLEAKGAIFVEELDEIPAEHRQQPVVFSAHGVPKSVPEDAASRNLFYLDATCPLVSKVHKQAMRHQRLGRHVILIGHDGHPEVIGTMGQLPEGSVSLVETVEEADLYQPADPDNLGYVTQTTLSVDDTAGVIARLKARFPNLTAPSADSICYATTNRQEAVKHAAPGCDLFIVVGAPNSSNSKRLVEVALRAGATRSLLVQRASEIDWADIGEIRTLGISAGASAPEVIVDEIIEAFRERFDANVELAITAEENEHFLVNRELRDVELTREDMAWVNG; from the coding sequence ATGAACATGCACCTGAACCGCCCCCCTTTGACGATCAGGCTTTGCGGCCCGCGCGGATTCTGCGCTGGTGTCGACCGCGCCATCCAGATCGTCGTTCTGGCTCTCAAGCGCTACGGCGCGCCGGTTTATGTGCGCCACGAGATCGTCCACAATCGCTACGTCGTCGAAGGTCTGGAAGCCAAAGGTGCCATCTTCGTCGAGGAACTCGACGAGATCCCCGCAGAACACCGCCAGCAGCCGGTCGTCTTCTCCGCCCATGGCGTGCCGAAATCCGTGCCGGAAGATGCGGCAAGCCGCAATCTCTTCTATCTCGACGCCACGTGTCCGCTGGTGTCCAAGGTGCACAAGCAGGCCATGCGCCACCAGCGCCTCGGCCGCCATGTCATCCTGATTGGCCATGACGGCCATCCGGAAGTCATCGGCACCATGGGACAGCTTCCGGAGGGCTCCGTGTCGCTGGTCGAGACTGTCGAGGAAGCGGATCTTTATCAGCCCGCCGATCCTGACAATCTCGGCTACGTCACCCAGACCACGCTCTCGGTCGATGACACCGCCGGGGTCATTGCCAGGCTCAAGGCGCGATTCCCGAACCTGACCGCGCCCTCTGCCGACAGCATCTGCTACGCCACCACCAACCGACAGGAAGCGGTCAAACACGCAGCCCCGGGTTGCGATCTCTTCATTGTCGTCGGCGCACCGAATTCGTCGAATTCCAAGCGTCTCGTCGAAGTGGCCCTGCGGGCAGGGGCTACCCGCTCTCTGCTGGTGCAGCGCGCCTCCGAAATCGACTGGGCCGATATCGGCGAGATCCGCACGCTCGGCATTTCCGCCGGCGCCTCCGCCCCGGAGGTGATCGTCGACGAGATCATCGAGGCCTTCCGCGAGCGCTTCGACGCCAATGTGGAACTGGCGATCACGGCGGAAGAAAACGAGCACTTCCTCGTCAACCGGGAACTGCGCGATGTGGAACTGACCCGCGAGGACATGGCCTGGGTGAATGGCTGA
- a CDS encoding DUF1304 domain-containing protein: MSYLASTLVALIALEHIYILILEMFLWTTPTGRRAFGMKPEQAEATKVMAANQGLYNGFLAAGLIWGLMHPDLGLGYQIQLFFLGCVLVAGLYGGATASRKIFVIQALPAALALSAVLIAG, encoded by the coding sequence ATGTCCTATCTCGCCTCCACGCTGGTCGCGCTCATCGCGCTCGAACACATCTATATTCTGATCCTGGAGATGTTCCTCTGGACCACCCCGACCGGGCGCCGCGCCTTCGGCATGAAGCCTGAGCAGGCAGAAGCGACCAAGGTCATGGCGGCAAACCAGGGCCTCTACAATGGCTTCCTCGCAGCCGGCCTGATCTGGGGCCTGATGCACCCCGATCTTGGCCTTGGCTATCAGATCCAGTTGTTTTTTCTTGGCTGTGTGCTGGTCGCGGGCCTATATGGGGGTGCAACGGCTTCGCGGAAGATCTTCGTCATCCAGGCGCTCCCCGCAGCTCTCGCCCTATCTGCTGTCCTGATTGCCGGTTGA
- a CDS encoding peroxiredoxin has translation MTIAIGDKLPQATFKEKTVDGPVEITTEDLFAGKKVVVFAVPGAFTPTCTLNHLPGYLENRDALMARGVDDIAVVSVNDWHVMGAWAQHSGGLGKIHFLADWNAAFTKALGLDADLSAGALGLRSKRYSMLVEDGVVKSLNIEENPGQATVSSAAKMIEQL, from the coding sequence ATGACCATTGCCATCGGCGACAAGCTGCCTCAGGCGACCTTCAAGGAAAAGACAGTGGACGGCCCGGTGGAGATCACCACCGAAGATCTTTTTGCCGGCAAGAAGGTTGTCGTCTTCGCCGTGCCCGGCGCCTTCACCCCGACCTGCACCTTGAACCATCTGCCCGGCTACCTGGAGAACCGTGACGCGCTGATGGCGCGTGGCGTCGACGATATTGCCGTCGTGTCTGTCAATGACTGGCATGTGATGGGTGCCTGGGCGCAGCATTCGGGCGGCCTTGGCAAGATCCACTTCCTCGCCGACTGGAATGCCGCCTTTACCAAGGCACTCGGCCTCGATGCCGACCTTTCCGCCGGGGCTCTGGGTCTGCGTTCCAAGCGCTATTCCATGCTCGTCGAGGACGGCGTGGTGAAGAGCCTGAACATCGAAGAAAATCCAGGCCAGGCGACCGTGTCATCGGCGGCCAAGATGATCGAGCAGCTCTGA
- a CDS encoding TetR/AcrR family transcriptional regulator, translating to MRKRYHHGNLVDSLIAAAIELIEEKGVEQLSVREVAKKAGVSPGAPFRHFSNKTALLTAVAEQAISRLTDAVQSALEKVDNDLPLGRLRAIGLGYLEWAIANPTHFQIVSSRSLIDFHGSERLVRQNNEIRQLMVALIAEAQARGDLRAGVAPDDLILSSRAFIYGVVRMWIDGHFKEWQVEGPPDAAMHRALDLFIALLSAAPAQN from the coding sequence ATGCGAAAGCGCTACCACCATGGCAACCTGGTGGATTCGCTCATTGCTGCTGCCATCGAGCTGATCGAGGAGAAGGGCGTCGAGCAATTATCGGTGCGGGAGGTTGCCAAGAAGGCGGGCGTTTCGCCGGGCGCACCGTTCCGCCACTTCAGCAACAAGACTGCGCTGCTGACCGCCGTCGCCGAGCAGGCAATTTCCAGACTGACGGACGCCGTGCAATCGGCCCTTGAAAAGGTCGACAACGACCTGCCCCTGGGAAGATTGCGAGCCATTGGACTTGGCTATCTGGAATGGGCGATTGCCAATCCCACCCATTTCCAGATCGTCAGCTCACGCTCGCTGATAGACTTTCATGGTTCCGAACGGCTGGTGCGGCAAAATAATGAGATTCGCCAGTTGATGGTAGCCCTGATCGCCGAAGCGCAGGCGCGGGGCGACCTGCGGGCCGGCGTGGCACCTGACGATCTGATCCTGTCATCGCGCGCCTTCATCTATGGCGTGGTGCGCATGTGGATCGACGGCCATTTCAAGGAGTGGCAGGTCGAGGGACCGCCTGATGCTGCCATGCATCGGGCGCTGGACCTCTTCATTGCGCTGTTGTCGGCTGCGCCTGCGCAGAACTGA